In one Cercospora beticola chromosome 1, complete sequence genomic region, the following are encoded:
- the PRP46 gene encoding pre-mRNA-splicing factor prp46 (BUSCO:EOG09262KUJ) — MTTAISREDSALAADAVRRSAKRTREVFAADFAQPSALLKPPQPAIAPAHEPSPADRAQRSSIAARIHSEYADVKELPTVLAQKQANVQAGLAARRKKPKTTEEASDPQMAKMIESAAESREQLSQQIGTSTALTRINGTAGAKAPPNAHGPTPQRNTPGSSLVRRDTVRHLKPQWHAPWKLFRVISGHLGWVRALAVEPGNSWFASGAGDRTIKVFDLATGTLKLTLTGHISSVRGLAVSPRHPYLFSCGEDKMVKCWDLETNKVIRHYHGHLSGVYTLSLHPTLDVLCTGGRDGVVRVWDMRTRSNIHVLSGHKQTVSSIVTQATDPQVISGSLDSTIRMYDLAAGKTMGVLTHHKKGVRSLTTHPTEFTFASASPGQIKQWLCPKGDFMMNFEGHNSVINSLSVNEDNVLFSGGDNGSVAFWDWKTGHRFQYEDSVAQPGSLDAEAGIMTSTFDHTGLRLITGEADKSIKIWKQDENATEETHPLQWAPTLGRQKF; from the coding sequence ATGACGACGGCCATATCGCGCGAAGACAGCGCGCTCGCCGCTGATGCGGTGCGCAGGTCGGCAAAACGGACGCGCGAGGTCTTCGCCGCCGACTTTGCGCAGCCATCAGCGCTGCTGAAGCCACCGCAACCTGCCATCGCACCCGCCCACGAACCCTCACCCGCCGACCGCGCGCAAAGATCCAGCATCGCCGCCAGAATACACAGCGAATATGCAGACGTCAAGGAGCTGCCCACCGTGCTTGCCCAAAAGCAGGCGAATGTTCAGGCAGGGTTGGCTGCACGACGCAAGAAGCCCAAAACCACCGAGGAAGCCAGTGACCCGCAAATGGCCAAGATGATCGAAAGCGCCGCAGAGTCTCGCGAGCAGTTGTCGCAGCAAATTGGCACCTCGACGGCGCTCACTCGAATCAACGGCACAGCGGGCGCAAAAGCACCTCCAAATGCCCACGGTCCCACACCGCAGCGCAACACCCCCGGGAGCAGCCTCGTTCGACGGGACACTGTGCGGCACCTGAAGCCTCAATGGCATGCCCCATGGAAGCTTTTCCGTGTGATATCAGGACACTTGGGTTGGGTTCGCGCGCTGGCCGTGGAGCCCGGTAACTCCTGGTTCGCTAGCGGTGCGGGAGACAGGACGATCAAGGTCTTCGATCTAGCCACCGGAACGCTTAAGCTCACCCTCACGGGACATATATCCTCCGTCAGAGGTCTTGCTGTCAGTCCTCGGCATCCATATCTCTTCAGTTGCGGCGAAGATAAGATGGTCAAGTGTTGGGATCTCGAGACGAATAAGGTCATCCGTCATTACCACGGGCATTTGTCCGGCGTGTACACGTTGAGCTTGCATCCCACCTTGGACGTTCTATGTACTGGAGGCAGAGATGGTGTTGTCAGAGTATGGGACATGCGTACACGATCGAACATCCATGTCCTCAGTGGGCACAAACAGACGGTGTCCAGCATCGTTACACAAGCCACCGATCCGCAAGTCATCTCTGGCAGCTTAGACAGCACGATTCGCATGTACGATCTTGCGGCCGGAAAGACCATGGGCGTCCTTACACACCACAAAAAAGGTGTACGGTCACTGACGACTCACCCTACCGAGTTCACCTTCGCGTCTGCTTCCCCTGGTCAAATCAAGCAGTGGCTGTGCCCAAAGGGTGACTTTATGATGAATTTTGAAGGTCACAACAGTGTGATTAATTCACTCTCCGTGAACGAAGACAACGTTTTGTTCAGCGGCGGTGACAATGGTAGCGTTGCATTTTGGGACTGGAAGACTGGCCATCGCTTTCAATACGAGGATAGTGTTGCGCAACCTGGGTCTCTGGACGCTGAAGCTGGCATCATGACCAGCACTTTTGACCATACAGGTCTGCGCCTTATCACTGGTGAAGCCGACAAAAGCATCAAAATATGGAAACAGGACGAGAACGCGACAGAAGAAACACATCCCTTGCAGTGGGCTCCAACGCTAGGCAGACAAAAGTTTTGA
- a CDS encoding uncharacterized protein (CAZy:GH13): MTSQASAEHQWWKEAVVYQIYPASFKSSGGNTSGWGDVRGITSKLDYLKDLGVDVVWTSPIYKSPQVDMGYDIADYKDIDPRYGTLADVDDLIAGLKQRDMELMMDLVVNHTSDQHPWFLDSRSSRTSKKRDWYIWKDPRHDTDGKRQPPNNWAQILGEANSAWTWDAETEQYYLSLFTPEQPDLNWENPEVRAAVHDVLRFWLERGACGFRMDVINLISKVQSFPDADIFDPKADFQPGHKFYANGPRLHEYLREMNEKVLSKYHAITVGEMPFVNDQDEILKVVGRERNELNMIFIFEVVDISNLQGAPRLTLRPWKVKELRDIISKWQNVMREKGGWNSVFISNHDNPRPVSQYTDDSHQYRELGAKLLSLMETTLSGTLFVYQGEELGMCNVPPDWSPSEYKDIESQNYWKKMNELYPDDEKMLRYAREVLQKKARDHSRTPMQWSNEPNAGFCDENVTPWMRVNDNFLSLNAQDQLKTSGDLSVFQFWQRGLENRKKHKNVFVYGSFESLDERDNGIFAYKRSDGTDEGFVVVLNFSKETIDWDIPKSAAVHKWVTSNYAGDIPSSVIGSITLRPFESLLGTAAP; encoded by the exons ATGACTTCACAAGCTTCAGCAGAGCACCAATGGTGGAAAGAAGCTGTG GTGTATCAAATATACCCAGCGTCTTTCAAATCCAGTGGAGGCAACACCTCGGGCTGGGGCGATGTTCGCGGCATTACCTCAAAATTGGACTACTTGAAGGATCTGGGTGTGGACGTTGTTTGGACGTCGCCCATTTACAAGAGCCCTCAGGTCGATATGG GTTATGATATTGCCGATTACAAAGACATTGATCCGCGATATGGCACACTGGCTGACGTTGACGACCTCATCGCCGGGCTGAAGCAGCGTGACATGGAGTTGATGATGGACCTTGTGGTCAATCACACGTCCGATCAACATCCTTGGTTTCTCGATTCCAGGTCATCAAGAACAAGCAAGAAGAGGGACTGGTACATCTGGAAGGATCCGCGTCACGATACTGACGGCAAGCGACAGCCTCCCAATAATTGGGCTCAGATTCTTG GTGAGGCAAACAGCGCTTGGACCTGGGACGCAGAGACCGAGCAGTACTATCTCTCGCTTTTTACGCCGGAGCAGCCCGATCTGAATTGGGAGAATCCCGAAGTTCGAGCTGCAGTCCACGATGTTCTGCGCTTCTGGCTTGAGCGAGGTGCATGTGGGTTCCGCATGGATGTCATCAATCTAATATCCAAAGTCCAATCGTTTCCGGATGCTGATATCTTCGACCCAAAGGCTGATTTCCAGCCTGGCCACAAGTTCTACGCCAACGGGCCACGACTGCACGAGTATCTGCGCGAGATGAATGAAAAGGTGCTTAGCAAGTACCACGCCATCACTGTGGGGGAGATGCCGTTTGTGAACGATCAAGATGAGATTCTGAAAGTGGTTGGGCGTGAGCGCAACGAACTGAACATGATTTTCATTTTCGAGGTGGTCGACATATCCAATCTTCAAGGGGCACCGAGACTGACGCTCAGACCTTGGAAAGTCAAGGAGCTGCGAGATATCATCTCGAAGTGGCAGAACGTCATGCGGGAGAAAGGTGGTTGGAACAGTGTGTTCATATCGAACCACGACAAT CCTCGCCCGGTGTCGCAATACACGGACGACTCCCATCAATACCGTGAACTCGGTGCAAAATTATTGTCCTTGATGGAAACGACGCTAAGTGGTACGCTATTTGTGTACCAGGGCGAAGAGCTCGGAATGTGCAAC GTGCCACCGGACTGGTCGCCCTCGGAATACAAAGACATTGAGTCTCAGAACTAT TGGAAGAAAATGAACGAACTCTATCCTGACGACGAGAAAATGCTTCGCTATGCGCGAGAGGTGCTGCAAAAGAAGGCGAGAGATCACTCTCGCACACCTATGCAGTGGAGCAACGAACCGAATGCTGGTTTCTGCGACGAGAATGTCACTCCCTGGATGCGAGTCAACGACAACTTCCTGTCTTTGAACGCGCAAGACCAACTGAAGACGTCCGGAGATCTCTCCGTTTTCCAGTTTTGGCAACGCGGACTGGAGAACAGGAAGAAGCATAAGAACGTTTTCGTATATGGCTCTTTCGAAAGTCTGGATGAACGAGACAATGGAATCTTCGCCTACAAACGATCGGATGGCACCGACGAGGGCTTCGTGGTCGTGCTCAATTTCTCGAAGGAAACGATAGACTGGGACATCCCAAAATCGGCCGCCGTTCACAAATGGGTCACCAGCAACTATGCAGGCGATATTCCCAGCAGCGTAATCGGGTCTATCACCCTGCGACCATTTGAATCGCTGCTCGGCACTGCTGCGCCGTAA